In the genome of Nocardioides palaemonis, the window GGTTCCGCGCGTCGTACCCCGCCACACGCCCTCCACGGCAACGGTATCGGAGTTGTTCACTCCTGTGAGTTCGACTCTCACACCTCACGGGTGGTGGCCGGTGACGAGTCGCACCCGCATGCCCTGAGGCCGGACCGGTCAGCACGACGGTCCGTGTCCCCGCACGCCGGTGCGGTCGCCGACCACCACCCCAGCCCGCTTGCCACCCACACCCACCAGCGACCCGAAGGAGGATCGCCATGACCATGACCACCTACGTCTCCCGCCCCGACCGGCTCGTCACCAGCCGCTCGCTGCGCCACGGCCTGCGGCCGACCTTCGCGGTCCAGCCCTGGCAGGTCGCGCTCGAGCACCGCGACGGCGAGCCGACCCGTGTCCTGCCCGCCGGCCGGCACGTGCGCCGGACCCGGGCGACCTACCAGGTCGTCGACCTGCGCGAGCGCATCGACGTCGTGCCCGCGCAGGAGGTGCTGACGTCCGACGGCGTCACGGTCAAGGTCTCCGCCGTGTGGACCTGGGCCGTCGCCGACGCGGTCGCCCACACCGAGCGGGTGCACGACCCGGTGCACACCGTCTACGTCGCGGTGCAGCTCGCGCTGCGCGACGCGCTGTCCGGACTCGAGGCCGAGGCGCTGGTCCGCTCGCCCCGCACGGGGCTGGCGCCCGGCGCGCGTGAGGCGGTGGCCGAGGTCGCTGCCGGGGTCGGCATCCGGCTGCTCGACGTCGTCGTGAAGGACGTCGTGCTGCCCGCCGACCTGCGCGCGGCCCACGCCGAGCTGGTCGTCGGCCGGCACCGGGCGCAGGCGCAGCTCGAGGCGGCGCGCGCCGAGACCGCGGCCCTGCGGTCGCTGGCCAACGGCGCCAAGCTGCTCGACGACCACCCGGCCCTGGCCCAGCTGCGACTGGTCCAGGCGCTGCCGCCCGGCTCCCGGGTCGAGGTGGTCACGCCGGGGCGTACGTCCTCCCGCGAGGACTGAGCCCGATCGGGGGTGGCGGACCGTCACGCACGGTCCGCCGCCCGTCGGAGACGCGCAGGCAATGGTGCCCGTGCGCCCGGTCCGCCACGCTCGGCGCCCTCGACCGGTCGGAGCAATGCCTGCGCGTCTACCCCTGCGGGCGGGTGCTGCGTCGGGTCCTGCGGCGTAGCGTCGGAGCCATGACCAGCGACCAGCCCGAGCAGGACGCGTACGCCGAGCACCCCGAGGAGTCGGCCTTCCCGGCCGCGGGTGAGCGGGTCTCCGACGAGGAGCGCCAGGCCGCGCTGGACGCCGAGCCCGGCGGCAACGCCACCGTCGGCGACACGGTCGACACCGACGACGTCGACTCGCAGGCCGAGGAGGGCACCTCCGGCCAGGAGGTCGCCCAGCAGGCGCGCGGGGCCTACCGCCCGGACTGACCGTCCTCCTCGTCGCGGTGCAGCAGCCGCCAGGCGATGGCCAGGCACGCCGTCGCCAGCGCGGCCCGGAACCAGCCGAAGTCGCCGACCAGCGACACCCCTTGCGCGACGGCGATGATCGCCCAGATCGTTCCCTCGATCCGGCGCTGGCGGGCGTGGTCGGGCACGAAGCCGGCGGCGAACTCCTCGGGCGTGCCGCACTCCTCCTGCACGGTGCGGCCGGCGTCGGCGGCGATCGCGTGCGCGTCACCGATGATCTTCGCCACCCGCACGTCGGCGAGGTGGTAGCGACCGCGCAGGATCGCGCCGACCTGGCGTGACCACTCGTCGACATCGGCGATCGCGGGCGCGGGCGTGGGCCGCGCGTCGGCCCACCGGCCCGCCGCGGCCGCGAGGAGCGCGCAGCCGGCGACGACCCAGAGGTACGACCAGGTGCTCGCCGTGCCGAGCGGAACGGTCTTCGCCCACTCGTTGGCGAGGGCGAGCGTGGACGCACCGGCGGCGATCGCTCCGAGGGTGCCGATGGCCGCCGCGGCCGCGCCCCGGGCACGCAGCAGCGTGTCCCAAGTCGCCCACACGACGGCCTTGAGCACGCCGATCCCCACGGGCAGCAGGACCCAGCCCAGCGTCCACGTCAGCGTCGTCCGCCCGTCGAGGAGGAGGAACACCATGAACGCGCCGGTCCAGAAGGACGCCAGGCCGAAGCCCCATGCCGGGACCTCGGGCCACGTCATGCTCGACGCGTCCCAGAGGTGCAGGCGTCCCTCCGCGACCCACCGGTCGTAGAGCGCGTCGGAGTGCTCCTCCGGCGTGCCGAAGAGGTCCTCGGGCGACTCCTGCGTCTCCCGCACCAGCGCGAGCGCCTCCTCGAGCCCCTCGCACACCTGGTGAGGCTCGACGTCGCGGCGCAGCAGCCGCCACGAGACGGCGAACGCCCAGCCGCCGTCCGCGGGCACGCCGCGCGCCCGGTCGAACTCGTCGTGCAGCGCCGCCAGCGGTGTCGTCTGCTCAGCCATCCCTCGTCGCCCCCGTCGGCCCCGTCGTCATCGTCGTCATCGTCTCCCCCAGTTCGCGCCAGGCGGCCAGGTCGTGCCGCAGCCGGGTGCGGCCCTGCGCGGTCAGGTCGTACGCCTTGCGCCCCGGGCCGCCCTGCCCCTCGACCCACGTCGCGTCGACGTCGCCGCCCTCCTCGAGCCGGTTGAGCACGGGGTAGAGCGAGCCGCCCTTGAGCAGCCCGAAACCGCGCTCCGCGAGCGCCTGCGCGACGGCGTACCCGTGCAGCGGGCCGGCGTCCAGGGTCGCCAGCACCGCCACGTCGAGCGCAGCCCGCACCCAGGGTGCGGGCCAGCGGGCGTCGGTCATGCGGCTAAGTACAGCACATACCTAGGTACGGCCCACTGGTCGACCGCCGTTGTCGCTTGTCGCCCGACATTCCGGGCGTCGAGCGGACAATGGTCCGCTCGACCCCGGCAATCGCGCGGACCTCAGCCGAGGAACGCGCTGAGCCCCTCCAGCAGCCGGTCCACCTCGGCGTCGTCGTTGTAGGCGGCGAGCCCGATCCGCAGTCCGGAGTCGACGGGGAGGCCGAGGGCGCGGAAGGTCTCGACGGCGTAGAACGTGCCGGGCGGGACCATCACGTCGCGCTCGGCCAAGAAGGTGTGGGCGTCGACAGGCGAGCGGTCGCGCAGCGTCACGAACAGCGTGGACGTCCGGTCGGCGGCACGCGAGTGGAGGGTCAGGTGGTCGGTCAGGTCGGCGAGGCCGTCCTCGATCCGCTGCCGCAGCCGCAGCTCGTGGTCGGCGATCGACGCGGCGGCGGACACGAGACGTTCCCGCCGGGAGGAGCCGGTGCCGAGCGAGGCGATCAGGTCGACCGCCGCGGTCACGCCGGCGAGCAGCTCGTAGGGCAGCGTCCCGAGCTCGAACCGCTCCGGCACCGCGTCGGAGGAGGGGACGAGCTTGTCGGGGCGCAGCGTCTCGAGCAGCGCGGGGTCGGCGACGAGCGCGCCGCAGTGGGGGCCGAAGAACTTGTAGGGCGAGCAGACCAGCAGGTCGGCGCCCATCGCGGTGAGGTCGGGCGCGGCGTGGGCGGTGTGGTGCACCGCGTCGACGTGGACCAGCGCACCGACCTCGTGGGCCCGGGCCGCGACGGTCGCGACCGGCGGGCGGGTGCCGAGCAGGTTCGACGCCGCGGTCAGAGCGACCAGCCGCGTGCGCGGGGTGATCGCGTCGAGCGACGACAGGTCGAGCTCGCCGGTCGCCGGGTCCAGGCGCAGCCAGCGCACCGTCACGCCCGCCCGCTCGGCCGCCTGGATCCACGGCCGCACGTTGGAGTCGTGGTCGAGCTCGCAGACCACCACCTCGTCACCCGGCCCCCAGGTCTTCGCCAGCGCCCTTGAGACGTCGTACGTCAGCGCCGTCGCGCTGCGCCCGTGCACCACGCCGCCGGGGACCCCGCCCACCAGGTCGGCGATCGCCGAGCGGAACCCGGCCACGGCGTCCTCGGCGTTGCGCTGGCTGACCAGCAGCGAGCCGCGCTGCGACAGCGGTCCGGTCAGGGTCCGGGCGATCGCCTCGCCGACGACGGCCGGGGTCTGGGTGCCGCCGGGGTTGTCGAAGTGGGCGATCCCGGAGGCGAGGGAGGGGAAGTGCGAGCGGAAGCCTGCGACGTCGAAGGACAAGGACATGCGGGGCACGCTAGTTGGCGATGTGCACCACGGCGTCACCGGAGTTGACAAGCGGCGCCTCGGTGCGGCCGATCACGATGCCGTCGCGGTTGGCGTAGACCGCGCGCAGCGTCTTGCCGAAGGAGTCGAAGAGGGTGCCGAGGCGCTCGCCGTCGCTGACCTTCTGCCCGAGCTGGGCGTCGAGGTGCAGGATGCCGGTGCGGCGCGCGCGCACCCAGCCGCTGGCGCGGCACTCCAGGCTGGGCTCGACCGGCGGCTCCTCCACCGGCTCGGTCATCCCGAGCGCCGCCAGCACCCGACGCACGCCGAGCACGCCGGCGTCGACGGCGTACGCGTCGAAGCGCAGCGGCTCGCCCGCCTCGTAGAGCAGCACCTTGGCGCCGTGCTCGCGGGCCGCGTGGCGCAGGGAGCCGTCGCGGATCTTGGCGTGCAGCATCACCGGGGCGCCGAAGGCGGCGGCGAGCTCACGCGTACGGGGGTCGTCGAGGTCGGCGCGCACCTGCGGGAGGTTGCTGCGCCGGTCCGACCCGGTGTGCAGGTCGATGCCGACCTCGCAGCCCGACACGATCTCGCGCATGAAGAGGTGGGCGATCCGGCTGGCGAGCGAGCCGCGCGCGGAGCCGGGGAAGGAGCGGTTGAGGTCGCGGCGGTCGGGGAGGTAGCGGTCGCCGGTCATGAAGCCGAGCACGTTGACGATCGGGACCGCGACCAGCGTCCCGCGGAACGTCTTGGGGTCGAGGCCAGCCATCACCTGGCGCACCACCTCGACGCCGGCGACCTCGTCGCCGTGGATGGCCGCGTCGATCCAGACCGCCGGACCGTCCTCGCGGCCGTGCACCACCCGCACCGGGAGCGTCACGTCGGCGCCGGTCACGAGCCGGGTGATCGGCAGCTCGAGCGCGCGTGCCGAGCCGGACCGGATCCGTACGCCCCCGATGGCGAAGGACTCCCGCGCCACTAGCGGGCGCTCCGGCCGGTCGGGATGCTCACGACGTCAGGGTAGTGGGCGCAGGGGCCCGCCCCGACTCCTCCCGGGGGATCGGAGGTGCCGGGGCGGGCGATCGGGGGGGTCAGCTGTTGAGGGCCGACGAGTCCGAGTCGGAGCCCGAGCCGCTGTCGGTGTCGGGCTGGCCGTCGCCGTCGAAGTCCGGCGCCTGGCCGGTCGTGCCGCCCTGGTCGGTGCCGGTGCTTCCGGGCGGTCCGCCCATCTGGCCGCCCATCTGGCCGGGACCGTCGCCGTCGCCGTCCATGTCGCCCATCGGTCCGCCGCCCGGCCCACCGGGGAACCCCTGCTGGCCGGTGAGCCCGGACTGGTCGGTGGTCGACGTGGTGCCGGTGGTGGCGGAGCCGTCGTCGCCGACGGCGTAGCCCGCCCCGAAGCCCGCGCCGCCGATGGCGAGACCGGCCACGACGGCGCCAGCGGCGATGACGCGGCGGCCCTTCGCCACCCGCCACGAGCGCGAGCGGGCCGGGGAGACCTCGGCGTCGAGGGCCGGCTGGTCGGCGGCGTACGCCGGCGTGGTCAGGGTGGCGGTGCGGTGGTCGGGGGTGCTGGGTGTCGCTGCTCATGGTGGTGCCTTTCGTTCGGGTGTCACGTGCGTGGGAAGTGGCGCGAGGGTCAGCCGCCCATCGGGCCTCCGGGGCCGCCGGTGCCCGCGGGGGCCTCGCCGGCGGTGACGGTCGTGGAGGTGCCGTCGACGGTGACGGTGTAGCTGGCTCCCTGCTCGAGGTCGGCGGACGAGAGGACGATCGAGGCGTAGTCCTTCTCCGGGGTGTAGGACGCCACCTCGGTGCCGGCCGCGTCGGTCACGACGACCTCGGTGCCGGCGGACGCGGTGGTGTCGAGCGCGGCGGCGATCCACGCCTGGTCGGAGTCGGTCGAGGGGGCGACCAGCATGCCGGCGCTGCCGGTGGCGACGAGGGTGCCGCCGGAGACGTCGAAGGTGCCGTTGACGTCGAGCGCGCCGTTGCCGTCGGTGGTCGGGCCGTAGACGGTGATGTCGCCGCCGGTGATGGTCGCGTCGCCGTTGGAGTCGAGGCCGTCGCCGCTGGCCCACACCTCGAGGGTGCCGCCGTTGACGTAGAGGTGCAGCGAGCTGTCGATGGCCATCTCGCCGCCGGCCTGCCCGTCGGTCGAGGCACTGTCGTCGGACGAGCTGACGTTGACGCCGTCGTCGGCGGAGTGCAGCTCGATCGTGCCGTCG includes:
- a CDS encoding slipin family protein translates to MTMTTYVSRPDRLVTSRSLRHGLRPTFAVQPWQVALEHRDGEPTRVLPAGRHVRRTRATYQVVDLRERIDVVPAQEVLTSDGVTVKVSAVWTWAVADAVAHTERVHDPVHTVYVAVQLALRDALSGLEAEALVRSPRTGLAPGAREAVAEVAAGVGIRLLDVVVKDVVLPADLRAAHAELVVGRHRAQAQLEAARAETAALRSLANGAKLLDDHPALAQLRLVQALPPGSRVEVVTPGRTSSRED
- a CDS encoding PadR family transcriptional regulator; its protein translation is MTDARWPAPWVRAALDVAVLATLDAGPLHGYAVAQALAERGFGLLKGGSLYPVLNRLEEGGDVDATWVEGQGGPGRKAYDLTAQGRTRLRHDLAAWRELGETMTTMTTGPTGATRDG
- a CDS encoding cysteine desulfurase-like protein — translated: MSLSFDVAGFRSHFPSLASGIAHFDNPGGTQTPAVVGEAIARTLTGPLSQRGSLLVSQRNAEDAVAGFRSAIADLVGGVPGGVVHGRSATALTYDVSRALAKTWGPGDEVVVCELDHDSNVRPWIQAAERAGVTVRWLRLDPATGELDLSSLDAITPRTRLVALTAASNLLGTRPPVATVAARAHEVGALVHVDAVHHTAHAAPDLTAMGADLLVCSPYKFFGPHCGALVADPALLETLRPDKLVPSSDAVPERFELGTLPYELLAGVTAAVDLIASLGTGSSRRERLVSAAASIADHELRLRQRIEDGLADLTDHLTLHSRAADRTSTLFVTLRDRSPVDAHTFLAERDVMVPPGTFYAVETFRALGLPVDSGLRIGLAAYNDDAEVDRLLEGLSAFLG
- a CDS encoding succinylglutamate desuccinylase/aspartoacylase family protein, producing the protein MARESFAIGGVRIRSGSARALELPITRLVTGADVTLPVRVVHGREDGPAVWIDAAIHGDEVAGVEVVRQVMAGLDPKTFRGTLVAVPIVNVLGFMTGDRYLPDRRDLNRSFPGSARGSLASRIAHLFMREIVSGCEVGIDLHTGSDRRSNLPQVRADLDDPRTRELAAAFGAPVMLHAKIRDGSLRHAAREHGAKVLLYEAGEPLRFDAYAVDAGVLGVRRVLAALGMTEPVEEPPVEPSLECRASGWVRARRTGILHLDAQLGQKVSDGERLGTLFDSFGKTLRAVYANRDGIVIGRTEAPLVNSGDAVVHIAN